A DNA window from Planctomycetia bacterium contains the following coding sequences:
- a CDS encoding AAA family ATPase: MQIEALEIANYRLFRDAKLTNLPRMTVVVGANGSGKTTLFDVFSFLKEALTQNVATAVARRGGFRELVSRGETGPIAITVKFRESGGRLATYQLEIAEDGGRPVVHREVLKFRRGQFGQPWHFVDFSRGRGVAITNEAAYGQEGVEAERKEHVLDDPSVLAIKGLGQFKEFRVVAEFRSLIENWHISDFHISDARPSAEAGYAEHLSNRGDNIAQVAQYLYENHREQFDRVLQIMSERVPGISRVEAKPTEDGRLVLRFQDGSFKDPFIARYVSDGTIKMFAYLVLLHDPKPHPLLAVEEPENQLYPELLYELVEEFRDYARRGGQVFVSTHSPEFLNGAELDEVFWLVKRGGFTSVLRASENETLRNLVAAGDLPGTLWKQGLFEGAGPT; this comes from the coding sequence GCTGGAAATCGCGAACTACCGGCTATTCCGCGACGCCAAGCTCACCAACTTGCCTCGGATGACGGTTGTGGTGGGGGCCAATGGCTCGGGCAAGACGACGCTATTCGACGTTTTCAGTTTCCTCAAGGAAGCGCTGACGCAGAACGTGGCGACCGCAGTGGCGCGTAGAGGCGGATTCCGCGAGCTCGTCAGTCGCGGGGAAACCGGACCGATCGCCATCACAGTTAAATTTCGCGAAAGCGGTGGGCGCCTGGCCACTTATCAGCTTGAGATCGCGGAAGACGGCGGCCGCCCGGTGGTGCACCGGGAGGTGCTCAAATTCCGCCGTGGCCAATTCGGGCAGCCGTGGCACTTCGTCGATTTTTCGCGTGGGCGCGGGGTCGCCATCACCAACGAGGCCGCCTACGGTCAGGAAGGTGTCGAGGCGGAGCGCAAGGAGCATGTGCTGGACGATCCCAGCGTGCTCGCGATCAAAGGGCTGGGGCAGTTCAAGGAATTTCGCGTCGTGGCGGAGTTTCGCAGCTTGATCGAGAACTGGCACATCTCGGACTTTCACATTAGCGACGCCAGGCCAAGCGCGGAGGCCGGGTATGCCGAGCACCTCTCGAACCGTGGCGACAATATCGCGCAGGTAGCGCAGTACTTGTATGAGAACCATCGTGAGCAGTTCGACCGCGTCCTGCAGATCATGAGCGAGCGAGTGCCCGGGATCAGTCGTGTGGAGGCGAAGCCCACCGAGGACGGCCGGTTGGTCCTGCGTTTTCAGGATGGCAGCTTCAAGGACCCATTCATCGCGCGCTACGTCTCGGACGGCACGATCAAGATGTTTGCCTATTTGGTCTTGCTGCACGATCCCAAGCCGCATCCGCTGCTGGCGGTGGAGGAGCCTGAAAATCAGCTTTATCCCGAACTGCTGTATGAACTCGTCGAGGAGTTTCGCGACTACGCCCGCCGCGGCGGCCAGGTGTTTGTTTCGACCCATTCGCCGGAGTTCCTCAACGGCGCCGAGCTTGACGAGGTCTTTTGGCTGGTAAAGCGCGGTGGCTTCACCAGCGTGCTGCGTGCGTCGGAGAATGAGACGTTGCGCAATCTCGTGGCCGCAGGAGACCTGCCGGGGACACTATGGAAGCAAGGGCTTTTCGAAGGGGCCGGGCCGACATGA